The window ccaaatgtttttaaaaagtgggtgtgGGTCTTGCCTAGcacagcttctgattggccattggacaTCTAATTGGCTgcgcagattaaaataatgttgtttcagCAGCAGTTGCCACCAGTGTTAGCTTtattctctcactcctctttccttgtgcatttttttaaaattacccctcttctcccctaTATTTGGGCTTCTTCTGTGAGTATGaatccacctcctgtggcagctattttgggATTGtgccaccacactgtgtcagaatatCAAGGGTGTGTCAGAATACCAAGTATGTCCACAAACATTCACTTTCAGCATTTCTGGGGGCTCCAACCATAACTTAATTACCCATACCGGGACACACAGCATTTCACAAATTGTTATGAAAATAGTAACATTGTTTTGAAGTAGGGAAGGGAGAGTTTTGCAATTAATCTATTCAATTTCAAGATAATTACCTTATCACTGTGGTGCTGGTCCCTTCCTGGCTGCATCATCAAACCTTCCTCAGCAAAGGTTACTTTTCCTTCATAAAATTCTTTTACCCTTATCTCCAACAGGGTTGCGTCTTCCCTTAATTGTTCATAGCTTGGCAAAGGTTGAGTTGCTGCCATCCTGGATCCTGTGATAGGCAAAGATGGGTCCAAACAGGGTTCCATGTCTTTTTCAGAAGCAGCATCGTTAAAATCATCAGCGCTATCAAAATCATCCTCATCAAGTTCTTCCACCTTGCAACTGACTGGCAGTTCCTGTGTGGTCGTAGAGCCAAAGCTGTGGAGAAGCTTCAGTGTCTCCTCAGTCCTCCATTCGATAAATGTTTGCCGGAGCCCTTCTAGCAGGTTGCTCTTAGTAGCAAGAGGGTCAGCTGGACCTTTCAGTCCATGATGGATGGACTGATTTGATTTGGCAAGCAACCTTTTCAATTGTTCTGCCCCATTTTTGCTCACACCCAGGAAAACAACAGATGAGCTACTGGCATTATCTCCACAgccttctgtttttttcctggttttagGGGAAGTGTCACTTATTTTCATTTGAGGGGTGCTTGGAACAGCCCGTTTCTCTTTCAAAGCATCTAATTTACACTTACTTAATTGCTCTGCAGCATCATTAGCTACATCCCCTGTACAGTTAAACTCGAGGCATGTTCTTTCAACAGACTTCTTTTTGAGTATGCTCTTTCTTGGCACCGGATGCTCTAGGTGCTTTGCACTGGATAAATTCTCTGTTAGAACAGATGAAACAAATTCTTGCTCATCACCACTGTTGCTCTCAGTCTCTGTGCCAGAGTCTCCTTGGATTAGTGCTGGGCTAGGAGTTTCAGTGTCGGAAGTTCTAATTGCTTCCGTGAGTAATTTTACTTCTTTCCCAGAGTGGCCGCTGTTAAAAGATGATTATGGAGGTCACTAATACATGTAGCCGGCATTTGAATGTCAACACATTTTGCAAAACTATATTAAGATTACAAATGGGCAATTCCACCCTTTCCCAAGTTTCATGCTATGGTTTTACTCGCAGACCTAATGTACTGACAAGCTAAGAgaacagagagagaaaagcagaaagTATGTAGTAATAAAGAAGCACATTCAGGCAGCAGCAAAGAGACTGATGTGTATTCCCTACAATTAGCTAGTACTGATAACTGTAAACTATGGTTCTCCATGTTTCTCCTGTTTATCCAGTAGTATGAAATCATGGGAAGAGATATGGCTGCCCTTTTGCCAACTTACCATCATTTTAGCTTATCACAGAAGCAACAGACTGCAGCTTTGTCACCTATTTATTTTTGATGTCTGAAGTCAAAATGACAAATGCCTGGGCTTTAAACATTGATTTCAGCTGCTACGCTCACCTTCATTAAAGcaatcatttttcttttcttttttttttttattcattaAAGCAATCATGGCATCCATGAGCACCACGGTGTCTATGGATGTGTTTCCTGGAACCTGCTTCTTTCATTCCTAAGCATCTCTTGCCCAAAGCAAAGAACCAGTTCTGGTCTTCCTTTATCTCACTGGAGCAGGAAGACAATCAGAAAAGCCCAGGAGGTATCATCTTTCCCTGTACAAGAAGCATCCCATTTGGAAAAAGGTGCCTCCACTATAGGAAGCAAATTGGCTTGGAACCTCACActattttgtgattggcctcagaatcactggcagccattttgtggtgctgCTTGCTACATGTTCTCAAAATTCCGGAAGTCCCCACAAGCTCAACAAGATCTGGACTcctgatttaaactttaacaggATTTAATAATATTGCTGAGACAGTCCATTCCAAAGGATCAGGGCAGGCGAAATGAtactttatgtttttttaaactgGTAATGCACAATCTGTATGCCTTAAGAAACAAAGCTATTAAATACTTAAAGGCTTCTAAGAGTCTAAAATATGTAACCACAGAGGAGGGTGCCTGGTGAATCTCTGCATGATTTACTGCTCTGGCAAAGTTCTTTTCAATCAGTAGGTACATCCAGAACAGTAAGCCTTACAAAAAAAGAACTGGCACATCACAGTGGCTAACGAGCAACTGTATGCAATAGGCTTAGActtaactctgcataagattgttcTGTATGAGCTGTGATTCAGGAGGTGCatagttcaaatcttgcctctgttGGAACCTTGCTGGCCTACCTTTACTGGGCTGCTGTAAAGATTACACTAAGATAATGAATACCAAAAgctctatataaatgctaagtattattattagAAACACAGGTGGCATGGGCTCCACTGATAAAAGTAAACCTTTCGGGAGGAAGAGCCAAGCCTCCAGTTTTAATTGTGAAAGAAGTGCACCTCTACTATCAGGTATTTAGGAAAACTAATATAACAAATTgtcttatattttatatatgccaataaaggcttgcttgctaaATATAATAAATTGTTACACTGGTAAGGAAAGGTTAAAAAGAAAACTTGAGCAGTATGGTTTTTCACCATCATAAGAAAAACACAGATCTTTTCACTTTTATTATACCAAGAGTTGAATAATTACTTGCTGTTGTAGGTGCCTACTAAAGAAGGTCTCCCCAGACCCAAAAACAGCTATAAAAAAACCTCGACAGACTGCAGATCTAAGCAGAAGGACCCCCCCCTTAAATAAACACAAAAGCAGTGGAACTGCTTACTTAATGTTTTACCTGAATATATAAACAAACTTTCAGCACTTATAATTGGCCCATTTAATTGACAAAGGAAGTGGTATACAAAAACTAGTACATAGGATCCCAGAACAAACACTGTATTTGTGTCGTGTTTCAACAGGTTCAATTAAGAGTACAAAACTAGGGGCAGCTGTAAATCATACAAATCAAACACGCTTTTCACCAtcacaaagggaaaaaaactaaTCAAGGCAAACAGGTCTTTGTGGGTGCTACAATAACTGCACTTGTAGGAAAGAACAGGAAATCAAAGACTTCTTTCAAACAGATTGTGGATACATAAATGAAACCATCATTTCTAACGCACCTTTCTCCTTCCTTCAGCAATTCAATGTCTGGGGGCCTTGAAAAATAGAGGGGGAAAAGGTATTTTAATCCAGTCCTGCAACAATATGAAGGTACCCCCCTCCAATTAACCACTTACGTATACCAAATAAACTTGATGGAAAACTGCTGCACATAAATTGGTATGTATATATTAATACCTTACTTCACCTTCAGACAGCTGGGCTACAAATGAGCCTTAAAGGGGACAAATTCTCTGAAAATAATCCTTAACAAAAGAGCTCAATAATATTTTTGCATTTATTCAAGTTACTTGTCTGAAGTCTGCTGAAGTAGATTGGACAGGATCCCTGTTACACACTGGAGTAGTGGTCAGGAGACTAAACAAGGAAAATGCTGCTTTAACAGTAGACACACCATTAGAatgttttgaaatgttttaaaaatgtttttgaaagtTCGTTCATAAGAATATCCAATAAATAACTTACACAGCCggttgttttaaaaagtaaacttaATGCATTTGTCATTGCTGAAAATTCTGACAAAAGTCTGACAGATTTCTCAGATCCTTCCACCATAGTTGTGGTTTATCAATGTAGTTCCACATGTGTAAGAAGAGTGCTCCTTTAGGTAGCCAAACTAAGAGAACACGGCACACCATGTACTCTTCACGAGCCATACAAAGTGGAAGAACCTAGACCATAATTCCCAAAGTGGTGCCTGCTTTCTGTGCACACATGATAAGTCATGCTATCACATATAGCCCATCACAAGCAAAAGATGTTGagggatatttttttttaattgtctgtCATGATAGCTGCCATTGAAATTTTctgcctcaggtaccaaaatgaCTCCTCAGGCCATCCCTGCCTTCAGTCATGAGCAAAAAAAAAGCCTTGTGGTGAACAACTATTACTGGTATGGGGCCTTTACTCTTTGAATAGACCTTTTGTGATTcactgaggatttttttttgcaataccCTTATTGTAATTACAGAAACGGGCAGAAGTCTTCAATGtctattttaaaaagaagaaaaacagtggTGTACTTTCAGATTATTCAATCATTTTAGAATAGTTTTTCACAGACAACTGTGGTTTGAAAGCTCTGAGTACAGGTTTGTTATTTGCGTTCCAAACAtttatatttcagaaaaaaattattatttctgATTTCATAAGAGAATTCTGTATGTGATGAAACAACAACTTTTAAATATCATGTGCGATTCTGTCTGGTCTTTGCTAGATTATAGGAATACCTTGCGAAATAGTGACAACCAGTGGCAACTTGCCTAATTGCAAGTTACAATTTATTCTAGTTGAAAACACTTACTGCAATACATCAAATTTCAGTCCAATGCcgtcttagagaccaaccagatttttcaAAGGTATAACCTTTTGAACATAGGAAAAATACCACAGCAAACTAAGGAAAGGCAGTTATGAAGGACAGGATTTCTATAGAGGCTCTTTGTCAAGCAATGTATTTTATACCATTAAGTAATCTCTGAAGTCAGAAGGaccagatagatagatataaacCACATTGGTCCTCAATTCAGAGATGATGAGCAGATCCAATCATCTCATTTAATGGTAAAGGCCACATCCCTTGGCAAAGAGTACATCTTGAAACACAGggcaaatctttttaaaaaagcctactCCTACactttgtttttctcttccaTCGATTCCCAAGAAAAGGTTCTATCGAAGGTTCCATTACCTTTCTTCTTCTCTTAGCCACACTGGGCTTTCGGAAATTTGACCCTCAAAGTGTTTTGAAGCCCTGTAACAAAAGTTGCTGcaaaaacactgcaaaacaacaacaatgataaAGTAACATTTCCTTAGAAAACAATTATAAATGTGTTGCAAGATTCAACAGATCTCTTAGCTTGGGGAAGCAATCAGTGAATAAAAGACAGATTCACAAAGCTTTACATTTCATTTAAAGAGTGCAGGAAGtcattaagaataggaaagacaGGCTGATGCTGGAGCTAACCACATATATGATGAACTCGCTTTCCTCACGTGAGCTCTCTTGCTAATTAGGAATCAAGGCAGCAGGTGGTTTGGGTGACGGGTCTACACCAAATGATATTAAAAGAGGCCACCCGTTTCTGAGCTTGCTCCAACTCTCTGGAATAGTCTTCCAAAGGAGAACAAGAATGCTACTTTTTAACATTTTCCTAAGGGATGCAAGCCATGGTTTTCCAGCCAGCTTTTAACTGCTTTTGTGCACCTACTATATGAGACATTGGTGGGTCTTATTGTTCATTTTTATTGACTTTTGCAAACTGCTTGAACATGGGAAAGAGAGCACATACATTTTTAAGTAAATAAGCACACAATGCTGCACCTTGGGATGACTGATATGTGATTTTCAGATGGAGGCTGCACCATTTCAAATTTGCTTCGGAATATACTGGAATCCTACCTAAATACTGAAAAATGTACTACACAAAGTAGAGGGATTGAAAGATATGTTAAGAAGATAAAAAATAGGGAAATGATCAGTCAAAAAGTTGATATTATATTGTACGCAACTATAAATAACCAAGGAGGGTACAGGAGAGCCATTTTACATTTATGCTTAGTCATGGCACATTTTGAGGGTATTTTTATATTGGTTCAATGTAATTTTAAAGCAGTGTTGAATCTTGTAGAAATCttaattccaaatgtactgtttatataagtctgtataagtctcaattcaatTTCAAACACAGTCTTTGTACAATCTTTTATTATGTACTTTCTATtttcatcttttcttttaaataaaatgtctaaataaataaaaaatagtgggagggggaagaaagttATGTCCTCTTTGGCTTGGTAAGTTCTGAAACTTTTTTCTCAGACAAATATTTCCCTGAGTGAAACAGAAGCAGTACAGGCCCAGTTTGAAGACTGTAGTTCCTCAAAAGATAAAGCAGGAACTGGATCTTGGCCACATTTGGGGCTGTAAACATTCTACTCACCTGCGACAACCATAGAACATGGTTTCAAATACAGACTTCAGCTCCTTGAGGAATCCAGTTTTTCAAGCAAATGTCTGTAAAGAGCTGAAAACCTGAAACAGTCCCTGAATTCAACTTACTCTGGGAGAATTTGTACTTCACAGACAGTTCTAATCCAACCCAAGATGATATTTTCAGTGGATCTGGGTTTGTTGGGTGGAGCTTATAAACGCTGTGACACATGGCCAAAACGTGGCTCAGTAGAACCAAATCTACTGAAAACACCAACCTTGCTCAGAAGTTGGTTTTGTgaagataaacagggtttctcacctgtaactgttgatcgtcgagtctcttctgtgcagacacacattgggactgcgcaggcgcaggccagccgcggagaagattcttttagcttctagaaatgtgacggggacgttcgggcccaccgcgcatgcgcgccggtgttcccgccaattttgaagtacaagtacccgaacgtccccggcattccctcagttcacctgagccgcctgagaaacaatggagaaccaagcactcacagcggggcaggtgggagggaatgtgtgtctgcacagaagagactcgacgatcaacagttacaggtgagaaaccctgtttatcgtcgtcgtccttctgtgcagccccacattgggagaatagctagcatctcaccaatgggggcgggtgtgagtgtctatgtgaacagagagtgcagaacagccgtgccaacagcggattcacggcgtgcattcacgtctatggaataatgtttaatgaaagtgtcagcggtagaccacgttgcagcttggcagacgtcttggagtggcactcctcgcaggaaggcagcagaggcagcttgtgctcgagtagaatgagcagtaatcgacaacgggcacccaactccagcttgctgataacaaagtttaattgcagacacaatccagcgagaaatggactgggcagaagctggcgagcccttgcgagggccagagtaacataaaaacaaggcaggagacttcctgaaacacttggtgcgatgtaaataaaacaataaagcacgtttcacatccaatgtgtgtagagtacgttcctctggggaagagggtgtaggaaaaaaggaaggaaggaccaccttttgacgcaggtgaaattttgaaaccaccttgggcaggaactgcatactagtgtggagcatgaccgtaccggggaaaaattgcaggaagggggggtcacacctcagagcagacaactccccaacccgcctggaggaagtgattgcaaccaaaaaggccaccttctgtgtgagcagaggcaagggacaggtagacaggggctcaaaaggggagagcatcagacgggagagcaccagggtcaggctccactgaggaataggatgggccctaggaggaaaggactttagtaggcccttcaggaactgtttggacagccaatgtgcaaacacagtcctcccatcaatctgctcatggaaggcagagatagcagccatgtgcaccttaacactggagaacgccaggccctgggagcacaggtccaggaggtagtccagaatgacaggcagcgggcaagtgaaaggggaaacccctttgggggctaaccacctagagaaacgtgaccacttcctctggtaggacaacctggtagacggcttcctggcattcagaatcacattaagcaccctagtagagaggcctagtctggggcgcagaggagccaggcagtcagatttagcactgccacatcgtgatgccacactccgtccctgagtagcaggtctggggcgtgtggcagcgggagacaccgcccctgtgacagggaaagtaaaagggggaaccaatcctggcgaggccaccgaggggcaatcaggatacaatgggttcggaaggccctgatcctggagaggaccttgtgaaggagcgggaagggcgggaaggcataaaagagcccgggagaccagggtatctggaaggcatcccccagtgaacgatggccaatcccggcccgggagcaaaacagcggggcttgtctgttgtgggctgtggcaaagaggtcgaccaaaggcgtgccccatgtgcggaaaaccttgtggagataaaccgtgttgagggaccactcgtgctggggcaaaaacaccctgctcagcgtgtctgctgctgtgttgttctcccccgcaatatgaatggccctgggcaggacgttgttggcaatggcccaagtccagagtgtagtcgcctccttgcagagcttgagcgagactgttcctccctgcttgttgagatagtaacaggccgtggtattgtccgataGGACCTGCACCcgcttgttccgaatgacatctgcaaaagaagcaagggagtaacggatcgctctaagctctaacaggttaatgtgcatgctcatttcaagggaggaccaaacaccttgagcagacaggtgtccacaacgccctccccagcctagattggaagcgtccgtaaagacggtgacctccggcaggaagggaccaaaaggacaacccttggacaaattctcagggtcagtccaccacaccaatgtccgctgtatcaccctcgggacggaaaacccacggtgttgactcatagtgagggggttgaaaacccgaacaaaccaattttgtagaggcctcatgcgcaggcgtgcaaaacacaccacccctgtggaggaggccataaggcctaacaacgtttgaatcaggagggcagtttggaaccggttatgcacgaagtggcgggccagggaggacagcctgctcaagcggtccgggggtagataagcccggcccagcagagagtcaaagtggaccccaatgaatctaatgctcgtaccaggggacaggaccgacttccccaaattgaccactagccccagaccgtctaggacggacaaggtgagggcgatagaggcccggagggagtcagaggagggacccaccaggagccaatcatccaaatagggataaacaaaacagccactagaccgtagatgtgccaccacggtggccatacatttagtgaacaccctgggcgccgaggccaggccaaagggcaaggccgtgtactcatagacagcgcctccacaggcaaaacggagatatttcctgtggccctcaaagatggaaatgtggaagtaggcgtctttgagatccaaaatggccatccagacgcctgactctaagagttccaacacccgcgacagggtaagcatcctaaacttctccaccttcaagtaggtattaagggcccgaaggtccaaaatgggacgagaccccccatctttcttatccacaagaaaatatcttgagtaaaacccccaaggggaagtagagacatcgaccacccggacagcacctttggcaaccaactccaaaacattattttgtaacacaacattacaacaagaagcacaacggggtgggtgcgaaagagggggtgcagtggtaaacgacaacttataaccacgggccacaacagagaggacccaggtatccgtagtaatgagtcgccaacggggcaagaaaggccgtagcctgtccaagaacaggacattaacagcgtccttggagaccaactgggaagcgtcctggtctagtcagaagaccgtgggcttctgcgctgaagtcgagggcttgggcgaaggaggctgctgtcgtcccttggaccggccggagcgtctcgaagagtggcgctgctggccagagtaggaacggtggccataggattgaccggaggggaaccgtccttggcgctggtggaactgctggtagggggactgataggaccggaacctgccgtaccgatatctcggacccgtctgcggaaccgaaggcgcaaccccgagcgacttggccgtctgctggttcttcttcataagagaaagggactcatccgttttctctga of the Eublepharis macularius isolate TG4126 chromosome 5, MPM_Emac_v1.0, whole genome shotgun sequence genome contains:
- the RPAP2 gene encoding putative RNA polymerase II subunit B1 CTD phosphatase RPAP2, encoding MMAEEKTRSAAKARSHRRRSGNKQTSTLKNEDALQRRATLEAAIRKKIECERKALRIVERLLEDDITEEFLVDCGKYITPSHYKDVIEERFIIKLCGYPVCQNRLENVPKQKYRISTKHNKVYDITERKCFCSNFCYRASKHFEGQISESPVWLREEERPPDIELLKEGESGHSGKEVKLLTEAIRTSDTETPSPALIQGDSGTETESNSGDEQEFVSSVLTENLSSAKHLEHPVPRKSILKKKSVERTCLEFNCTGDVANDAAEQLSKCKLDALKEKRAVPSTPQMKISDTSPKTRKKTEGCGDNASSSSVVFLGVSKNGAEQLKRLLAKSNQSIHHGLKGPADPLATKSNLLEGLRQTFIEWRTEETLKLLHSFGSTTTQELPVSCKVEELDEDDFDSADDFNDAASEKDMEPCLDPSLPITGSRMAATQPLPSYEQLREDATLLEIRVKEFYEGKVTFAEEGLMMQPGRDQHHSDKDVKQLATAFPLVDSNAQHQIQKRIVLEKLQKVLPNVLGPLRIPLGEVYSELKNLVKTFALTNKNIIHKTPEWTLIALVLLSVLSQTIPAFARSQQSPVYTQFLTTLFEELRFTYEDFESLTRLFKSDYFLH